GCGGGAACGCCGGGGCCGCCGCGCTGATCGGGCCCAGTTCGCGGATCACCCGGTTGACGATGCCGCGCGCCGGCCGGCCGGTGAAGACGTTGGTGACCACCGTGGTGCGCGCCGCTTCGCTCTTCAGCGCCGTGCGGTGCAGCGACGTGGTCGTGCATTCGGGACACAGCAGGTAGGCCGTGCCGACCTGCACGCCGGCGGCGCCCAGCGCCAGGGCCGCAGCGACACCCTGCGCATCGGCAATGCCGCCGGCGGCGATGACCGGCACGCGCACGGCCTGCGCGACCTCCCGCACCAGGGCGAAGGTGCCGACCTGGGTGGCGACGTCGTCGGTCAGGAACATGCCGCGATGCCCGCCCGCTTCCAGCCCCTGGGCGATGACCGCGTCGACGCCGCGCTCCTGCAGCCACAGCGCCTCTGCCACGGTGGTGGCCGATGACAGCACCTTGGCGCCCCAGCCGCGCACGCGCTGCAGCAGCTCGGGCGAGGGCAGGCCGAAATGGAAGCTGACCACGGGCGGGCGGAATTCCGCCAGCAGGTCCGCCGCCTCCGGGCCGAACGGCAGCCGGCCTGGCCCGCGCGGGATCGCGCCGGGATCCAGCCCGAGTTCGCTGAAATACGGCGCCAGCGCCCGGTGCCAGCCCGCCTCGCGCGGCTCGTCGGCGGCGGGCGCGGTGTGGGCGAAGAAGTTGACGTTGAAGGGCTGGTCCGTCTGCGACCGGATCGTCTCCAGCTCCTTGCGCAGCGCGTCGGGTGCGAGCATGGCGCAGGGCAGCGAACCGAGTCCGCCGGCATTGGAGACCGCGATGGCCAGCGCGCTGCCCTGCACGCCGGCCATCGGCGCCTGGACGATGGGCAGCTCGGTGCCCAGCAGTTGCTGGAGGGTGGTCATGGCGCGCTCCTGGTGTGCGAAGCGGCCATGGTAGCGGCGGCGCCGTGGCGCTACCGCCGGCACGGGGACTGGGCGCGCGGCCGGCCGTGCGCGGCTCCGGCTGCAACAGTTGATTGCCGAGCACGAACCGGGCGATCCGCTGGCTACATTGGGCCGCTTCGCAATGAAAGGAGAAATCCGGATGGCCACCCAATCCAGGCGTGCACAGAACAGCTCGACCGACGACGCGGCCCGCGTGGCCCGAGGTGCCCTGACGTCCGGCGCCGCGGCGGCAGCCGACATGGCACGCCAGCAACTGGCGCTGGCAGCCGACTTGTGGGCCACGCTGCTGCGAGCCGGAGAGTCCGTGCAGCAGGCGCAATTGCACATGACGCAGCGCGCTTCGCTGCTGCACCGGCAGGCGGCGGAGAACCTGCGCAAGGCCGAGACGCCGCTGGAGTTGATGTCGGTGCAGGCCAACCTGCTCGCCTACGACTTCCAGGAGTCGATGCGCTACCTG
The sequence above is a segment of the Ramlibacter tataouinensis genome. Coding sequences within it:
- a CDS encoding NAD(P)H-dependent flavin oxidoreductase is translated as MTTLQQLLGTELPIVQAPMAGVQGSALAIAVSNAGGLGSLPCAMLAPDALRKELETIRSQTDQPFNVNFFAHTAPAADEPREAGWHRALAPYFSELGLDPGAIPRGPGRLPFGPEAADLLAEFRPPVVSFHFGLPSPELLQRVRGWGAKVLSSATTVAEALWLQERGVDAVIAQGLEAGGHRGMFLTDDVATQVGTFALVREVAQAVRVPVIAAGGIADAQGVAAALALGAAGVQVGTAYLLCPECTTTSLHRTALKSEAARTTVVTNVFTGRPARGIVNRVIRELGPISAAAPAFPQAAPAMGLLRARAEAQGRSDFSPLWAGQNTGGCREVPAAQLTRELARGLA